A window of Tripterygium wilfordii isolate XIE 37 chromosome 7, ASM1340144v1, whole genome shotgun sequence contains these coding sequences:
- the LOC120001700 gene encoding zinc finger BED domain-containing protein RICESLEEPER 2-like isoform X1, protein MYRVKEILQKRAMDNNIYIKAMVGKMNAKFEKYWGECNLLISIAAVLDPRCKMKLIEFCFPLIYEKSEVIYNIEKVRGALYEMYEQYAANFASTNEEGSSQRSSKSQGDDVGSSSTVDINSGWSKFDEFVDMTENAPPTKSDLDVYLGEVVYRCSQEERGKWNALGWWRVNSLKYRILSKMASDVLAIPITTVASEATFSAGSRVIDTYRANLAPKTVEGLMCGGDWIRNLHGLKKKSRKKEEKDEEFVLNVP, encoded by the exons ATGTATCGAGTGAAAGAAATTTTACAAAAGAGAGCAATGGATAACAACATATACATCAAAGCTATGGTTGGGAAAATGAATGCGAAGTTTGAGAAGTATTGGGGTGAGTGCAATTTATTGATTTCGATTGCTGCTGTCTTAGATCCACGGTGTAAAATGAAgttgattgaattttgttttccattgaTTTATGAAAAGTCTGAAGTGATATACAATATTGAGAAGGTCCGTGGAGCTTTATATGAAATGTATGAGCAGTATGCAGCTAATTTTGCCTCAACCAACGAGGAAGGTAGTAGTCAGAGATCATCTAAATCCCAGGGAGATGATGTTGGTTCTAGCTCTACAGTTGATATTAATTCTGGATGGTCTAAATTTGATGAGTTTGTAGACATGACTGAAAATGCTCCCCCTACAAAATCTGATTTGGATGTTTACCTAGGAGAAGTTGTTTATAGATGTtctcaagaagaaagaggaaaatgGAATGCTTTAGGTTGGTGGAGGGTAAATAGCCTAAAGTATCGtattttgtcaaaaatggcTTCAGATGTTCTAGCTATTCCCATCACAACAGTAGCTTCAGAGGCTACATTCAGTGCAGGTAGTAGAGTTATCGACACATATCGGGctaatttagcaccaaaaactgTTGAAGGTTTGATGTGTGGAGGTGATTGGATACGAAATCTTCATGGGTTAAAGAAGAAATCACGCAAG aaagaagaaaaggatgaaGAGTTTGTTCTCAATGTTCCATAA
- the LOC120001700 gene encoding zinc finger BED domain-containing protein RICESLEEPER 2-like isoform X2 yields the protein MRSLRSIGSEVIYNIEKVRGALYEMYEQYAANFASTNEEGSSQRSSKSQGDDVGSSSTVDINSGWSKFDEFVDMTENAPPTKSDLDVYLGEVVYRCSQEERGKWNALGWWRVNSLKYRILSKMASDVLAIPITTVASEATFSAGSRVIDTYRANLAPKTVEGLMCGGDWIRNLHGLKKKSRKKEEKDEEFVLNVP from the exons ATGCGAAGTTTGAGAAGTATTGGG TCTGAAGTGATATACAATATTGAGAAGGTCCGTGGAGCTTTATATGAAATGTATGAGCAGTATGCAGCTAATTTTGCCTCAACCAACGAGGAAGGTAGTAGTCAGAGATCATCTAAATCCCAGGGAGATGATGTTGGTTCTAGCTCTACAGTTGATATTAATTCTGGATGGTCTAAATTTGATGAGTTTGTAGACATGACTGAAAATGCTCCCCCTACAAAATCTGATTTGGATGTTTACCTAGGAGAAGTTGTTTATAGATGTtctcaagaagaaagaggaaaatgGAATGCTTTAGGTTGGTGGAGGGTAAATAGCCTAAAGTATCGtattttgtcaaaaatggcTTCAGATGTTCTAGCTATTCCCATCACAACAGTAGCTTCAGAGGCTACATTCAGTGCAGGTAGTAGAGTTATCGACACATATCGGGctaatttagcaccaaaaactgTTGAAGGTTTGATGTGTGGAGGTGATTGGATACGAAATCTTCATGGGTTAAAGAAGAAATCACGCAAG aaagaagaaaaggatgaaGAGTTTGTTCTCAATGTTCCATAA
- the LOC120002589 gene encoding zinc finger BED domain-containing protein RICESLEEPER 2-like — MEVDGVITPEEQLVGVTMDLEQEQEQQEHEEDEVENEDEEGVEEGVEEGDGGGDNENEESLEIDKKRKRRRSAVWDEFDEVKGTNKMQCKHCKAQLQISGGTTSHFRRHLKGCARRMTNQKSQKISGFRSGKITSETSPHSTFIYDYKKVRDSIAHFILMHEHPFSIVEQEGFNLIMKNSSHEYIPYTRITAQSDCMEEYDKEKKKLKSLLKNVSKISLTTDMWRSCQQIEYMVVTGHFIDANWKLQKRVLNFVNIPPPRGGVDIADALFKCMTEWGIENKVYSLSVDNASYNDVAIRTLKNTFLRNKKLILDGQLFHVRCCAHILNLLVQDGIAAIDDVIYNVRESVKFLKNSEARFLKFTEIVKQLQLPARKLILDVPTRWNSTFEMLSLALKFKDRKNGRE; from the exons GACGAAGTGGAAAATGAAGATGAGGAGGGAGTTGAAGAGGGAGTTGAAGAGGGAGATGGGGGAGGAGATAACGAAAATGAAGAAAGTTTAGAgattgataagaaaagaaagagaaggagatcCGCGGTTTGGGATGAGTTCGATGAAGTAAAAGGAacaaacaaaatgcaatgcaaacatTGCAAGGCACAACTTCAAATTAGTGGTGGCACGACATCTCATTTCAGGAGACACTTAAAGGGATGTGCAAGAAGGATGACAAATCAAAAGTCTCAAAAGATATCGGGTTTCCGCTCGGGTAAAATCACTAGTGAGACATCTCCTcattctacttttatatatgattataaGAAGGTCAGAGATAGTATTGCACATTTTATTCTCATGCATGAGCATCCATTCTCTATAGTGGAGCAAGAGGGATTTAATCTTATCATGAAGAATAGTTCTCATGAGTATATCCCATATACTCGTATCACTGCGCAAAGTGATTGCATGGAAGAgtatgataaagaaaaaaagaagttgaagtCATTACTAAAAAATGTTAGCAAAATTAGTTTGACAACTGACATGTGGAGGTCTTGTCAACAAATAGAATACATGGTTGTTACTGGGCACTTTATTGATGCTAattggaaattgcagaaaagaGTACTTAACTTTGTGAATATACCACCTCCACGAGGtggtgttgatattgctgatgCTCTCTTCAAATGCATGACTGAGTGGGGAATTGAAAATAAAGTTTATTCTTTGTCTGTTGATAATGCTTCTTATAATGATGTGGCAATtagaactttgaagaacacattTCTTAGAAATAAGAAATTGATACTTGATGGACAGTTGTTTCATGTTCGTTGCTGTGCACACATTCTGAATCTTTTAGTTCAAGATGGAATTGCTGCCATTGATGATGTGATTTACAATGTGAGGGAGAGtgtcaaatttttgaaaaattctgAAGCACGATTTTTGAAGTTCACTGAaatagttaagcaattgcaactACCTGCTAGGAAGCTGATTTTGGATGTTCCAACACGTTGGAACTCTACTTTTGAGATGTTGTCACTTGCTTTAAAGTTTAaggat AGGAAGAatgggagagagtag